In Roseofilum capinflatum BLCC-M114, the sequence GAGGGATTTAAGGATTTGGGTGGCAATGGCGATCGCCTCAGCATCCGCTCTCGGATCGGCAGTTCCGATCGCCTCCAACCCCAATTGATGAAACTGCCGTTGTCGTCCCGCTTGGGGCCGTTCATAGCGAAACATGGGCCCCATGTACCAGAGACGCTGAAGCCCTTTAGCGCTCAGACTATGCTCGATATAGGAGCGAACCACTCCAGCCGTATTTTCCGGTCTCAGGGTAATGGAGCGATCGCCGCGATCGGTAAAAGTGTACATCTCCTTTCCGACCACATCCGTCGCTTCCCCAATTCCCCTGGCAAACAGTTCCGTTTGCTCAAAAATCGGCGTGCGAATCTCCTGATAGCGGGCCTGAGATAGAATTTTCCGGGCGATCGCCTCCACCCACTGCCACCTAGCCACCTCATCGGGCAGAATATCGCGAGTTCCTCGTATACCTTGCAGTTGTGCCATTACTTTTCATCAATTGATTTCCAGACACCATAGCGATCGCTATAGTAAGCCAAGATTTGATCCATACGGGCCAAATCCTCAGCCCCCAGATCCTCCGGGTATTCGATCCACATGCCCCCAACCTGGCTTAAATAATAATTAAACTCCGAGTTAGAGCGCTGATACAGCCCCGTATTCACACCATCAATTTGACGCAAATGGGCGGCGACCTCGCGGTATACCGCCAGGGGTAACTTGTGCCAAGCCAGAGTTCGTCTCTTCTGGTTCCCAGTCGAAGCCAGGACAGATGCAGATTGGGGTTTCATAGGTAAAGATGACATTTATTCGTCTTCTGGTTCCGTAGAGTCGTTGGGTAGAGTGCAACAATTGACCTCATCTATGCATACTTTACCCCATTTCATTGCCCATCGAACCAACTCAACCCGATTATCGGTCTTCGTCTTTTTGAGAATATTGCTAATGTGATTGTCTACTGTGCGCTTACTGATTTCTAACCGTTCAGCAATATCCTGGTTAGCTAATCCCATGGCCACGAGTTCAACGACTTGAACTTCACGGTCTGAGAGAGACATGGACTTCATTGATTCGCTAACAGTCATAGTGATTATCGATCTCTACTAATGGAAAGCATATATACTCTAGTATATCTACTTAAGTTATAATTCAATGCAATCTCTGCAATTGTATTGTTGATTTCTAATTGAGCCAATCAATTTTTGAGCCGTGGCCTGGCACTAGAAAAATCTTCATAAGTCCGATCGCCAGTAGCAGCCCACGATCCCCGCTAGAGGACGGATCATAAGGGTGATAACGACCGGGAATAGTAGTACACTGAGGGTTCTAGGCTTACGGCAAAATTTTCTATGAATACAGCTCAGGTTCTGTGCTTAGGTGAACTTTTATTCGATTGTCTGGCGGACAAAGCTGGA encodes:
- a CDS encoding helix-turn-helix domain-containing protein: MTVSESMKSMSLSDREVQVVELVAMGLANQDIAERLEISKRTVDNHISNILKKTKTDNRVELVRWAMKWGKVCIDEVNCCTLPNDSTEPEDE